The Salvia splendens isolate huo1 unplaced genomic scaffold, SspV2 ctg765, whole genome shotgun sequence DNA segment ATTTGGGGTCTCATTTATTGGGGAGCCCCAAACTTCTAATAAATTCTAAAAAGTACCCCATCTTTCTTGTAATTCCATAAATACCCCAATTTTATGCAAAAACCAATTTCAGCCCCTCGGAAAATACAGAATTGCGTGTCAGGTGTCTAGTGTATATGAGAAAAATGAtagatggatatttgattgtggggcgGCTGATACGATAACTTATGATGCCTCAGATCTTACAGGGATTCAAAAACCTCAGAAATCCCATATTCAGACAGCTAATGGGGAGTTTACAAAAGTTGAGGGGACGGGAACTGTGAAAATATCACATACCCTTCAATTATCTAACTGCTTTTACATTCCTTCAATGTCTCATAAATTGTTGTCTATTAGCCATGTCACGAAGGAATTAAATTGCACCTTATTGATGCAACCTCATTTCTGTCTGCTGCAGGATATCCGAACGGGGGAAataattggacgtggcactgaacgtgatgGATTGTAGTATGtagatgagatagctcaaaaaaTGACCGCCATGCTAACTCACGGGTCTGCCGATaggaaagcttggctttggcatcggcgcATGGGACATCCTtctatcggttacttaaaattaTTGTTTCCTAATTTTGTTTCTAAACATGATGAGTATTGTGAAACCTattttttggccaaaagccaccgAACCTCTTAACCTTTGAATAATACTCGCGTTGATTTCCTTTTTTCCTTAattcactctgatgtttggggcccgCACCTTTTATTGGGGGGAAGGGTCTTAGATACTACTTAGTTTTTGTAGATGACTGCACTCGcatgacttgggtatatttcatgaaacaaaaatatgagGTTTATACACATTTTCACACTTTTTTAACCTTATCGAAACCCAGTACCAACACTCTATAAAAATCTTGAGAtcagataatgggagggaattcgtTAATTCGGCCATGAAACaatattttcaagaaaatggTCTGATTCATCAAACCAGTTGTGCATATACTCCCGTTGAGGCTATCCAATGTAAGTATTGATAACTCTGCTCCTCCAGTTTCCTTTACTACTGATGATGTAAGTGTAGAGGAAGAAGCATGCCCCGATGTGGAGAACACAGATGAAGAAACTAGTGGGGTAGAAGAAGTCGAAGAAATTGACTCAAGCATTTGAGAAGGCACTGTATGAGGAGGAAGAGATCCCACAGTCATGGGAAGAGGTTATGCGGCCTTAAGCACTGGAGAGAGGCAATGCAAAAGGAAATAGATGCACTGATCCGGAACAACACTTGGGAAATATGCATCTTACCTAAAGGGAAACGGCCTGTATGATGTctatgggtcttcactatcaagaTGAGACCAAATGGCTCAGTTGAGAGGTACAAAGCACAGCTAGTCGTGAAGGGCTATACTCAAACATATGGGGTAGATTATTCAgaaactttctccccagtggccaagATGAACACAATTCGAGTCTTATTGTCTGTGGCGGCAAATAAAGATTGGCTACTGCATCAATTCGATGTGACGAATGCATTTCTTCATGGTGAGCtaaaaaaggaagaagaggagTATATGGAGGCCCCTTCAGGATTTGCAGCAGACTTCAAGATAGGAGAAGGATGTAGGCTGAGAAAAacttatatgggttgaagcagtccccaagagtatggtttgggaagttCGCCGGGGCAATGATTAGTTATGGATATAAACAGAGTAACTCTGATCATACTCTGTTTCTGAAAACGAGAGGAGATAAAATCACTTGCTTAATCATATACGtcgatgacatgattatcacaggtGACGACTTGGAAGAGATTGAGAACTTGAAGAGGAATCTGTTTCAGGAGTTTGAGATGGACTTAGGGGATCTCAAGTTTTTTCTTGGGATCGAGGTGTTAAGATCACAGGGAGGGATCTTTTTGAGACAGAGAAAATATATTCTGGACATCCTTGCAGAAACGGGTCTCCTAGATTGTAAACCGGCAGATACGCCTATAGCAGTTAATCATGGATTGCAGATTAATGATAAAGTCGAGTTGACCGATCGAAGTCGATATCAGCGACTAGTTGGAAAGCTCATCTACCTATCGCATACTAGGCCAGACATTGCCTACACCGTATGGatcgtaagtcagttcatgcataaacCACAGACGGATCATATGGAGGCAGTGCTCAGAATTTGTCGATATCTGAAGGGGACAACAAGAGATGGAGTGCTATTCTCTAAAAGTGGGAACCTTGAGATTCATGGATAcacggatgctgattgggcgGGGAATCCGAATGATAGGAGGTTCACCGTGGGGTACTATACTTTTGTTGGAGGTAACTTGGTAACTTGGAGAAGTAAAAACAGAAAGTGGTGGCTCTCTCCAGTGCTGAGGCAGAGTTTCGTGGTATCAAAAGTGGACTAACTGAGATAATGTGGCTAAGAAGATTGATGAATGAACTTGGTCTCTCTCCAAGTAAGAAGTGCCGACTATACTGTGATAACAAGGCCGTCATAAGCATCTCAGAAAACCCGGTtcaacatgatcgaaccaaaCACGTCGAGGTGGATAGACACttatcaaagaaaacattgaaaGGGGAATGGTTGAGCTACCATTTGTTCGCTCAGAAGATCAGCTTGCCGACTTATTGACGAAGGCAGTCAGTACGAGAGCCTTTGAAGATGCTCTTTGCAAATTGAATATAGGAGATCCCAACACTTAATTTGAAGGGGAGTGTTAGAAAATGAAAGATTTCGATTAGAATCAATTACTCCAATCAGATGATTGAtagaatattttataattaaggaTCTTACTATGTACATTGCTTCCCACGTCCTATTTAAAGTTTCCTCTATACAATTGAAAGATCATCTCATTCAATACAATCAATAGTGTTCTATAATATTCTTATCTCCCCAATATGTCGATTAAACCATTTAACATTCCCGTGAGACCTTTCCGTGGTATCTAGAGTTTCAGATAATCGCTAAATTATCCGATTGATTTCACTTGTTGCTGCAATTTGCCGCACTATAAAATCGAAATCCATGAGGAACTCAAGGAAAAGATCGCAAGACGAAGACTCGTCCTCTTCATCATCGTCTAAACTCGATCGACACAAAAAACCCCATCACCACCGATATCCCGATTTTAATTTTGGGGACTCCTACAATCAATTCACCCCGCATCTCGATCCCGGCCACCGTGTATTTGGTAAGCGATCTAATTCCGCTCCGTATCATTAAGCACCTTCTGTAGCCCCAAAGTTGAAAATTTTATGTGAAATTGTCGCTAAAACCCCTGCTACGGCTGTGGAGAGTGTGCTAGAAGAATCTGGTGTTAGGCTTTCTCCGGAAGATGTGGCGAAGGTGCTTAAATTGAGTTACGATTTCCCTGGATCAGCCGTGAAATTTTTCCGGTGGGCGAGTTTACAGTTGAATGAAAGGCATAGTGCTCAAGCGTGGGATTTGATTGTTGATTTGTTGGGGAGGAATTGCTTGTTTGAGGCAATGTGAGATGCAATTAAGTCCATGAGGAAAGAATTTTTGCTCTCCATGGCTACTTTTAAGTCAGTATTTGATAATTATGTCGTTTCTGATCGCGTGCACGATGCTATTACGAGTTTTGTGGTCATGGATCAATATGGCATCCCACGTGATGTTGCAGCATTGAACTGCTTGCTGTATGCAATCTGCAGTCATGGAAAAACTCAACCGGCTGAGAATTATTTTCGGATCGTTAAGGAGAGGGTCAGGGTTGATGCTGAGAGGGAAAGGGAAGTGGGCAGAGCGCAGGTTACTTTGTCGGAAATGGTGAGTGATATTGGATGGGATAAGAGGAATGCGCGTGCTTATGATTCGTTCCTGTGTACTCTGATTGAGGGTCCTGATGGAATGCGAGAAGCGATGGAAGGATTTTAGTGCGATGACTGAAAGGGCTGTTATCCCGGGATGAAGTTTTTCAAGTTTGCCGTTGATGAATCTGTTAGGAAGAGTGATGTCATTGATTGTGGGGAAGAACATTTGTCTTCCAAATGCAGCGATGTACAAATCATTGATTTCATTGTATTGCAGTACAAGGGATTTTGATGCAGCTGAGAAGTTATGCAATGGTATCATAGTTTTTGGTATTAACTGACATTTTCATGTGAAATTTTCTGATCTGAAAACTACCATGGTCACAGATATTCTAAATTTTACTTGTGTGTCTTGGATTAGTTGGAAAAGATGTGATAGTTTCAAATTTTGCTTTTCCTCTGGCTAGTCTTTCTTTTGTGATAAAAGCTGTGCTTGTGTATGTGGttctgtaattttttaaaattttggtatTATTAGAGTTGATGCTAAAAATTTGGTGAGTTTAAGCTTCCTCGTGGAAATGAAACTGCAGGATGTTATGGAAATTTGTGAGTATTTACTTCAAAGTTATGCATTTGTATGCATGCTTTGGTCTAACTGTGGAAGTTGCTAACCATTTTTATCACTTTGGCAGGGTAGATAAACAAGGAAttctatgaaaaaaaatattcatagtAGTATTTGAATTAGATAATGGCAAAAACAAAagatgttatttttataatataattgtAGTAGATAACAAAATTAGTTTActaaaaatcttaaaatttttaaatgcAAGACGTTTTTTTGTCTTATGCCAAATGTaatctatctatacatatataaaatgtgagttttgACCTTAATTAgaatatttatgaattttgggtatgaattttaaatatttaaaatttagggTAAGAGTTTAAATATTTATGAATACAATGCGGTGTGGAACGAGAATGGACGCCTACtaggagaaaaataaaattaaaggaaaaTGTTAATGAGAATTTAGTTGATGTAAATTATGTAATCATCGATTCCATGTCGTTAAATTTAAAACAGTTTCCCACTAATGAAATGAGAGTGCCATTTTATTCCACTAATTAAGTGAGTGTTAATTGAGCGTTAGTTTAGGCAGCCATTTTTTAATAATAGGTCAACCATTATatgtaatttattaatttagactaattaaatttgatattcAATTTTGAAAAGATTCAATAGCCAATTAACGTTTAATTTGAAACGCTCTTAACTAATTAATGAAAACCGTTGCACCAATCAACATCGTTACTAATACAGAATTAATGTATCCAATTTAAATCCGTAGATAtaacctctataaataccaatgaAAAAATCCAACCAAACAAACAAGACACGAACATCAATTGGTGAGTATTTTCTAGAATTTAAGAAAATTCCTACGGTCATAAGATAGTAGTATGGAGTATTTATATTCATCTATTTaacttattctttttttatgttttgctAATATTGTAATCTTACAAGAAGAAAAATGAAGTCATGGAATTCATCTTCCTCAATGATCTACAATCTTACATAACTTCATCAATTATCAAAGTTCggtgtatgtatttttaaaaagaCCAAACCTGGACGACAAATCAAATGTTGTCAGCTTGGAATGTGTTTTCCATGATTTTATGGTGTGTGTTTTAGCATTTTTatcatagtatattttttaactatttatgtaaaatcattaattattaattttttttatcatattatgTGTTTTAGCGtttttatcatattatatttttttaattatttatctaaaatcattaatattttttttatcatgcaGAGCCTTAGGATTCAATGAACATTTCCCAAAATCATTACAAAATTAGTTTCTTGATCAAATTATGGAAGGAGCAATTCTTTCTATTTGCTATTTGGACGGTTGAGATTTGTTATTGGTTTTGTTGAGCATTAGGATTCAAGAAACATTTCCCAAAATCATTACATATTAGTTTCGTGATCAAATTATGGAAGGAGTAATTCTTTCTGTTTGTTATTTGGACGGTTGAGATTTGTTGTTGGGGTTTTGCTAGGGTgggttattttttttctttctgtttttgctttttttctcttttttattataaaaatagtgGGAATTGGAGTGAAAATTATAGtaaaaaatttttatttttatacgaaattttataattgacTTTTTACCTTTTGATATCTTATTTAGGCAAACTATCAAAAGAGGACTAAAATTATACAAATAGCAAATATTTGGTGTTGGGTGTTAATTAACTTCATCGTATATGTGATAAATATAAACAGATAAAATTTGGAATATCTTAGGCTAATATGGTATtcttaaaatatcaaaataggtAAATTATTGATTCTGTCgttttcattttatcatttaatttgaaaattactcatattataatagtaaaaaatgtCTTACTCAAATCTTTTATGGATTAAAAATGTTATACTACAATTTTGAACACCTTTTTTTTGGTAGAACTTAAAAAATGACGGGATATAATTATGCATGAGTGACATAATATTTAACCAAAATATGATAAAGCCGAGACATTTTTTTACAACTATAACAAGATATGataattttgaataaaatgTTGAAATGATAGTGCACCTAatcaaatactaatttaatGAATCCAACCAAGCATTAAAACAATTCTTTATTTATGAATGGTTAAAAGTGAGGAACTATAGTATCAATATCAAAATGTGAGGATTAGTTGGTTAGACCGTTGCAACAACTATCTCACTAAACCAACGGTGGATTTGCTAATGTTCGAGGTGATAAGTGATATACAATTATCATAACTAACTAGtgaatttattaaatttgttttgaaatataaacactcgaaatatattattaaatcatatttatatttactaaccaaaaaatttatatatttaaaatatagaattttctttaataatacatttattaaataaattgaaacaTATAATTTAAGATATTTTAACTTGGAGCCACAATGTATATAGAGGTCGAAAAGTGTTCTAATTACCGTTTGTTTTTTATGCAACTATTAGTTTTTaaacttatttaattatataagtTTTTGTTggtgtaataaattattaatataatttgtgAGTTTAGAACttgatataataatattatttctcattTCATAAAAGTATATccacatttttaaaatagtgcaggtagaaaattaatttagtcgtttgaatattaataaattttaggcaagattttaaatatttattagttaTGGATCTTTTCAATATTGGTAAATAATTGTGTATATAATTGATATGAAACATTTTCAGTTATAAGTAACTGTCATTGGATTTGATTGAATTTACTAACTCggcttttttaaaaaaaagattaactcctatataagggagaaaattacaaataaaggaaattacaactgatgtcaagaaagctcaaactcggcacctcatgcaataatgtctaagctccttgtcGCTAGGACAAAAGTTCTggacaaatttttaaaaaaagttattgATACTTTTCGTCATTCCTTTGAATAATCTTATTGTTATacctattttttaaattatagttatatatgtgtgttttttatttgtctGTGGTTcatcattttatctttttgcATGATGTTATTGtttcataatattttattagcTTTATATACTCTAGGTATATAaatctaataaaataatattctcaCTTATGTAATGGTATTTtctcctaattttttttaaattttatatatgcAATGATATTGTtacttattttactttatttattcatAGTATTTTTTTCCAAGTCGCGCATAGCGCGTGGTTAACACTAGTTTGTATAAAACCTAGACtccaaaataaattacatttgcGCTCTTGCGTGTTTGTTGCCACTTTTGTTCACAAATTTGTAACagctttttttatatttatgaacAGGTTGAGAGTCCGTCTAATCCTCTgtgagagcatccgcaatagcggacggACGCACGCCCTAGCAACCGGCTCGCGTTCTTCC contains these protein-coding regions:
- the LOC121791281 gene encoding uncharacterized protein LOC121791281 — encoded protein: MRKEFLLSMATFKSVFDNYVVSDRVHDAITSFVVMDQYGIPRDVAALNCLLYAICSHGKTQPAENYFRIVKERVRVDAEREREVGRAQVTLSEMVSDIGWDKRNARAYDSFLCTLIEGPDGMREAMEGF